A genome region from Dickeya chrysanthemi NCPPB 402 includes the following:
- the rplX gene encoding 50S ribosomal protein L24 — MAAKIRRDDEVIVLTGKDKGKRGKVKNVLTSGKVVVEGINLVKKHQKPVPALNQPGGIVEKEAAIQVSNVAIFNAATGKADRVGFRFEDGKKVRFFKSNSETIK; from the coding sequence ATGGCAGCGAAAATCCGTCGTGATGACGAAGTTATCGTGCTGACTGGCAAAGATAAAGGCAAGCGCGGTAAGGTTAAGAACGTCCTGACTTCTGGTAAGGTCGTTGTTGAAGGTATCAACCTGGTTAAAAAACATCAGAAGCCGGTTCCGGCCCTGAATCAACCAGGCGGCATCGTTGAAAAAGAAGCTGCTATCCAGGTTTCTAACGTTGCAATCTTCAATGCGGCCACCGGCAAGGCGGATCGTGTAGGCTTTAGATTCGAAGACGGCAAAAAAGTCCGTTTCTTCAAGTCTAACAGCGAAACTATCAAGTAA
- the rpsH gene encoding 30S ribosomal protein S8: protein MSMQDPIADMLTRIRNGQAANKVAVTMPSSKLKVAIANVLKEEGFIEDFKVEGDTKPELELTLKYFQGKAVVESIQRISRPGLRIYKRKDELPKVMAGLGIAVVSTSKGVMTDRAARQAGLGGEIICYVA, encoded by the coding sequence ATGAGCATGCAAGATCCGATCGCGGATATGCTGACCCGTATCCGTAACGGTCAGGCCGCGAACAAAGTTGCGGTCACCATGCCTTCCTCCAAGCTGAAAGTGGCAATTGCCAACGTGCTGAAGGAAGAAGGTTTTATTGAAGATTTTAAAGTTGAAGGCGACACCAAGCCTGAACTGGAACTGACTCTTAAGTATTTCCAGGGTAAGGCTGTTGTAGAAAGCATTCAGCGTATCAGCCGTCCTGGTCTGCGCATCTATAAACGCAAAGATGAGCTGCCGAAAGTTATGGCCGGTTTAGGTATTGCAGTTGTTTCTACCTCTAAAGGTGTGATGACTGATCGTGCAGCTCGCCAGGCTGGTCTTGGTGGCGAGATTATCTGCTACGTAGCTTAA
- the rpsN gene encoding 30S ribosomal protein S14: MAKQSMKAREVKRVKLADKFFAKRVELKAIISNVNSSDEDRWDAVLKLQTLPRDSSPSRQRNRCRQTGRPHAFLRKFGLSRIKVREAAMRGEIPGLKKASW, encoded by the coding sequence ATGGCTAAGCAATCCATGAAAGCACGCGAAGTTAAACGCGTGAAATTAGCTGATAAATTCTTCGCCAAGCGCGTTGAGCTGAAAGCTATCATCTCCAATGTGAACTCATCCGACGAAGATCGTTGGGATGCTGTTCTCAAGCTGCAGACTCTGCCGCGTGATTCCAGCCCGTCCCGTCAGCGTAACCGCTGCCGCCAGACAGGTCGTCCGCACGCTTTCCTGCGGAAGTTCGGGTTGAGCCGTATCAAGGTCCGTGAAGCCGCCATGCGCGGTGAAATTCCGGGTCTGAAAAAGGCTAGCTGGTAA
- the rpsM gene encoding 30S ribosomal protein S13: MARIAGINIPDHKHTVIALTAIYGIGKTRSKSICAATGIAEDVKISELSEEQIDKLRDEVAKFVVEGDLRREITLSIKRLMDLGTYRGLRHRRGLPVRGQRTKTNARTRKGPRKPIKK; encoded by the coding sequence GTGGCCCGTATAGCAGGCATTAACATTCCTGATCATAAACATACCGTAATTGCATTAACTGCTATTTACGGCATCGGTAAAACCCGTTCCAAATCTATCTGTGCTGCAACGGGTATTGCTGAAGATGTTAAGATCAGTGAGCTGTCTGAAGAGCAAATCGATAAGCTGCGTGACGAAGTTGCCAAGTTTGTTGTAGAAGGCGATCTGCGTCGTGAAATCACCCTGAGCATCAAGCGCCTGATGGACCTTGGTACTTATCGTGGTTTGCGTCACCGTCGTGGTCTGCCGGTTCGCGGTCAGCGTACCAAGACTAACGCCCGTACCCGTAAGGGTCCGCGCAAACCGATCAAGAAATAA
- the rpmD gene encoding 50S ribosomal protein L30: MAKTIKITQTRSAIGRLPKHKATLLGLGLRRIGHTVEREDTPAVRGMVNAVSYMVKVEE, translated from the coding sequence ATGGCAAAGACTATTAAAATTACTCAAACCCGTAGTGCAATCGGTCGTCTGCCGAAACACAAGGCAACGCTGCTTGGCCTGGGTCTGCGTCGTATTGGTCACACCGTTGAGCGCGAGGATACTCCTGCTGTTCGCGGTATGGTCAACGCGGTTTCCTACATGGTTAAAGTGGAGGAGTAA
- a CDS encoding DNA-directed RNA polymerase subunit alpha, whose translation MQGSVTEFLKPRLVDIEQVSSTHAKVTLEPLERGFGHTLGNALRRILLSSMPGCAVTEVEIDGVLHEYSTKEGVQEDILEILLNLKGLAVRVQGKDEVILTLNKSGIGPVTAADITHDGDVEIVKPQHVICHLTDENASINMRIKVQRGRGYVPASARIHTEEDERPIGRLLVDACYSPVERIAYNVEAARVEQRTDLDKLVIEMETNGTIDPEEAIRRAATILAEQLEAFVDLRDVRQPEVKEEKPEFDPILLRPVDDLELTVRSANCLKAEAIHYIGDLVQRTEVELLKTPNLGKKSLTEIKDVLASRGLSLGMRLENWPPASIADE comes from the coding sequence ATGCAGGGTTCTGTGACAGAGTTTCTAAAACCGCGCCTGGTAGATATCGAGCAAGTTAGTTCGACGCATGCCAAGGTGACCCTTGAGCCGTTAGAGCGGGGCTTCGGCCATACTCTTGGTAACGCACTGCGCCGTATTCTGCTTTCATCCATGCCTGGTTGCGCGGTGACCGAGGTTGAGATTGATGGTGTACTGCACGAGTACAGCACCAAAGAAGGCGTACAGGAAGATATCCTGGAAATCCTGCTCAACCTGAAAGGGCTGGCGGTGAGAGTTCAAGGCAAAGATGAAGTTATTCTTACCCTGAATAAATCTGGCATTGGCCCTGTGACTGCAGCCGACATCACCCATGACGGTGATGTCGAAATCGTCAAGCCACAGCATGTGATCTGCCATCTGACCGATGAGAATGCATCTATCAATATGCGTATCAAAGTTCAGCGTGGTCGTGGTTATGTGCCGGCGTCTGCCCGTATTCATACGGAAGAAGATGAGCGCCCGATCGGTCGTTTGTTAGTCGATGCTTGCTACAGCCCTGTTGAGCGTATCGCTTACAATGTTGAAGCAGCGCGTGTTGAACAGCGTACTGACCTGGACAAGCTGGTTATCGAGATGGAAACCAATGGTACGATCGATCCTGAAGAGGCGATCCGCCGTGCGGCAACCATTCTGGCTGAACAATTGGAAGCTTTCGTTGACTTACGTGATGTACGTCAGCCGGAAGTGAAAGAAGAGAAACCAGAATTCGATCCGATCCTGCTGCGCCCTGTTGACGATCTTGAATTGACTGTCCGCTCTGCTAACTGCCTCAAGGCAGAAGCTATCCACTACATCGGTGATCTGGTACAGCGTACCGAGGTTGAGTTGCTTAAAACGCCGAACCTGGGTAAAAAATCTCTTACTGAGATTAAAGACGTACTGGCTTCTCGTGGTCTGTCTCTGGGCATGCGCCTGGAAAACTGGCCGCCAGCAAGCATTGCTGATGAGTAA
- the rpsE gene encoding 30S ribosomal protein S5, whose product MAHIEKQAGELQEKLIAVNRVSKTVKGGRIFSFTALTVVGDGNGRVGFGYGKAREVPAAIQKAMEKARRNMMNVALNNGTLQHPVKGAHTGSRVFMQPASEGTGIIAGGAMRAVLEVAGVHNVLAKAYGSTNPINVVRATIDGLANMKSPEMVAAKRGKSVEDILG is encoded by the coding sequence ATGGCTCACATCGAAAAACAAGCTGGCGAACTGCAGGAAAAGCTGATCGCGGTAAATCGCGTATCTAAAACCGTTAAGGGTGGTCGTATTTTCTCCTTCACAGCACTGACTGTGGTAGGTGATGGTAACGGTCGCGTAGGTTTTGGTTACGGTAAAGCTCGCGAAGTTCCGGCAGCGATCCAGAAAGCGATGGAAAAAGCCCGTCGCAATATGATGAATGTCGCGCTGAACAACGGCACTCTGCAGCACCCGGTTAAAGGTGCGCACACAGGTTCTCGTGTGTTCATGCAGCCAGCTTCCGAAGGTACCGGTATCATCGCCGGTGGTGCAATGCGCGCCGTTCTGGAAGTTGCAGGGGTTCACAACGTATTGGCTAAGGCCTATGGTTCCACAAACCCGATTAACGTGGTTCGTGCAACTATCGATGGTCTGGCTAACATGAAGTCCCCGGAAATGGTCGCTGCCAAGCGTGGTAAATCCGTTGAAGACATTCTGGGGTAA
- the rplO gene encoding 50S ribosomal protein L15, with product MRLNTLSPAEGSKHAPKRLGRGIGSGLGKTGGRGVKGQNSRSGGGVRRGFEGGQMPLYRRLPKFGFTSRKAMITAEIRLSDLACVEGDVVDLNTLKAANVIGVQIEFAKVILSGEVARPVTIRGLRVTKGARAAIEAAGGKIEE from the coding sequence ATGCGTTTGAATACTCTGTCTCCGGCCGAAGGCTCTAAACACGCGCCGAAGCGCTTAGGTCGCGGTATTGGTTCCGGCCTCGGTAAGACTGGTGGTCGCGGCGTCAAAGGTCAGAATTCTCGTTCTGGCGGTGGCGTACGTCGTGGCTTCGAAGGCGGTCAGATGCCTTTGTATCGTCGTCTGCCGAAGTTCGGCTTCACTTCTCGCAAAGCGATGATTACAGCGGAAATCCGTCTGTCTGATCTGGCTTGTGTGGAAGGCGATGTTGTTGATCTGAATACGCTGAAAGCTGCTAACGTCATCGGCGTTCAGATTGAATTCGCGAAAGTGATTCTGTCTGGCGAAGTTGCACGTCCGGTAACGATTCGTGGTCTGCGCGTCACCAAAGGCGCTCGTGCTGCTATCGAAGCTGCTGGCGGCAAAATTGAGGAATAA
- the rplN gene encoding 50S ribosomal protein L14 has protein sequence MIQEQTMLNVADNSGARRVMCIKVLGGSHRRYAGVGDIIKITIKEAIPRGKVKKGDVLKAVVVRTKKGVRRPDGSVVRFDGNACVILNNNSEQPIGTRIFGPVTRELRTEKFMKIISLAPEVL, from the coding sequence ATGATCCAAGAACAGACTATGCTGAATGTGGCCGATAACTCCGGTGCACGTCGCGTAATGTGTATCAAGGTTCTGGGTGGCTCGCACCGTCGCTACGCAGGCGTCGGCGACATCATCAAAATTACCATTAAGGAAGCAATTCCCCGCGGTAAGGTGAAAAAAGGCGATGTACTGAAGGCGGTAGTGGTGCGCACCAAGAAGGGTGTTCGTCGCCCTGACGGTTCTGTCGTTCGCTTCGATGGTAATGCATGCGTTATTCTGAACAATAACAGCGAGCAACCTATCGGTACGCGTATTTTTGGGCCGGTAACTCGTGAACTGCGTACTGAAAAGTTCATGAAAATTATCTCTCTGGCACCAGAAGTACTCTAA
- the secY gene encoding preprotein translocase subunit SecY, with amino-acid sequence MAKQPGLDFQSAKGGVGELKRRLLFVIGALIVFRIGSFIPIPGIDATVLAKLLEQQRGTIIEMFNMFSGGALSRASIFALGIMPYISASIIIQLLTVVHPALAEIKKEGEAGRRKISQYTRYGTLVLGIFQSIGIATGLPNMPGMEGLVMNPGFAFYFTAVVSLVTGTMFLMWLGEQITERGIGNGISIIIFAGIVAGLPPAIGHTIEQARQGDLHFLLLLLVAVLVFAVTFFVVFIERGQRRIVVNYAKRQQGRRVYAAQSTHLPLKVNMAGVIPAIFASSIILFPATIASWFGGGTGWNWLTTISLYLQPGQPLYVLLYASAIIFFCFFYTALVFNPRETADNLKKSGAFVPGIRPGEQTAKYIDKVMTRLTLVGAMYITFICLIPEFMRDAMKVPFYFGGTSLLIVVVVIMDFMAQVQTLLMSSQYESALKKANLKGYSR; translated from the coding sequence ATGGCTAAACAACCAGGATTAGATTTTCAAAGTGCTAAAGGCGGAGTTGGCGAACTGAAACGCAGACTGTTGTTTGTTATCGGTGCGTTGATTGTTTTCCGTATTGGCTCTTTTATTCCCATTCCTGGTATTGATGCCACTGTGCTTGCCAAATTGCTCGAACAACAGCGTGGCACCATCATTGAAATGTTTAACATGTTCTCTGGTGGTGCTTTAAGCCGCGCTTCAATTTTCGCACTGGGAATTATGCCGTATATTTCGGCATCCATTATCATCCAGTTATTGACAGTGGTTCACCCTGCACTGGCGGAAATTAAGAAGGAAGGGGAAGCTGGCCGACGTAAAATCAGCCAGTATACCCGCTACGGCACTCTGGTGTTGGGAATATTTCAGTCAATCGGTATTGCTACCGGTTTGCCGAATATGCCTGGAATGGAAGGTCTGGTAATGAATCCAGGCTTTGCATTTTATTTCACCGCTGTTGTCAGTCTGGTCACAGGGACCATGTTCCTGATGTGGCTGGGCGAGCAGATTACTGAGCGCGGTATCGGTAACGGTATCTCAATCATAATCTTTGCAGGTATTGTTGCGGGTTTACCGCCGGCTATTGGCCATACCATCGAGCAAGCGCGGCAAGGCGATCTGCACTTCCTCCTGTTGCTGTTGGTTGCAGTGCTGGTATTCGCTGTAACGTTCTTTGTGGTGTTTATCGAGCGTGGTCAACGTCGTATCGTTGTTAACTACGCCAAACGCCAGCAAGGACGTCGCGTATATGCAGCACAGAGTACGCATTTGCCACTGAAGGTGAACATGGCCGGTGTTATTCCAGCTATTTTTGCTTCCAGTATTATTCTGTTCCCCGCGACTATAGCATCTTGGTTTGGGGGCGGTACCGGTTGGAACTGGCTGACGACTATTTCGCTGTATCTGCAGCCAGGGCAACCGCTTTATGTGCTACTCTATGCATCTGCAATCATCTTCTTCTGTTTCTTCTATACCGCGTTGGTATTCAATCCGCGTGAAACAGCAGATAACCTGAAGAAGTCCGGTGCATTCGTGCCAGGAATTCGTCCGGGAGAGCAAACGGCGAAGTATATTGATAAAGTAATGACCCGCCTGACATTAGTTGGTGCGATGTATATTACCTTCATCTGCCTTATCCCGGAGTTCATGCGTGACGCAATGAAAGTGCCATTCTATTTCGGTGGAACGTCATTACTTATCGTTGTCGTTGTGATCATGGACTTTATGGCTCAAGTGCAAACGCTGCTGATGTCGAGTCAGTATGAGTCTGCATTGAAGAAGGCGAACCTGAAAGGCTATAGCCGCTGA
- the rplE gene encoding 50S ribosomal protein L5 — protein sequence MAKLHDYYKDEVVSKLMTQFSYNSVMQVPRVEKITLNMGVGEAIADKKLLDNAAADLTAISGQKPLITKARKSVAGFKIRQGYPIGCKVTLRGERMWEFFERLITIAVPRIRDFRGLSSKSFDGRGNYSMGVREQIIFPEIDYDKVDRVRGLDITITTTAKSDDEGRALLAAFNFPFRK from the coding sequence ATGGCGAAACTGCATGATTACTACAAAGACGAAGTGGTTAGCAAACTGATGACTCAGTTCAGCTACAATTCTGTCATGCAAGTCCCTCGGGTCGAGAAGATCACCCTGAACATGGGTGTTGGTGAAGCGATCGCTGACAAAAAACTGCTGGATAACGCAGCAGCTGATTTGACAGCTATCTCCGGTCAAAAACCGTTGATCACCAAAGCACGCAAATCTGTTGCAGGCTTCAAAATCCGCCAGGGCTATCCGATCGGCTGTAAAGTAACTCTGCGTGGCGAACGCATGTGGGAGTTCTTTGAGCGTCTGATTACCATTGCTGTACCGCGTATCCGCGACTTCCGCGGTCTGTCTTCGAAATCATTCGATGGACGTGGTAACTACAGCATGGGTGTGCGTGAGCAGATCATCTTCCCGGAAATCGACTATGACAAGGTCGATCGCGTTCGTGGTTTGGACATTACCATTACCACCACTGCGAAATCCGATGATGAAGGCCGTGCGCTGTTGGCCGCCTTTAACTTCCCGTTCCGCAAGTAA
- the rplQ gene encoding 50S ribosomal protein L17, which translates to MRHRKSGRQLNRNSSHRQAMFRNMAGSLVRHEIIKTTLPKAKELRRVVEPLITLAKTDSVANRRLAFARTRDNEIVAKLFNELGPRFASRAGGYTRILKCGFRAGDNAPMAYIELVDRAVSQTEEVAAAE; encoded by the coding sequence ATGCGCCATCGTAAGAGTGGTCGTCAACTGAACCGTAACAGCAGCCATCGCCAGGCTATGTTCCGTAACATGGCTGGTTCTTTGGTTCGTCATGAGATTATCAAGACGACCCTGCCGAAAGCGAAAGAGCTGCGTCGTGTTGTTGAACCGCTGATTACTCTTGCCAAGACCGACAGCGTTGCTAATCGTCGTCTGGCATTCGCCCGTACTCGTGACAACGAGATCGTGGCTAAACTGTTTAACGAACTGGGCCCGCGTTTCGCGAGCCGTGCTGGTGGTTACACTCGTATTCTGAAGTGTGGCTTCCGTGCTGGTGACAATGCGCCGATGGCATACATCGAGCTCGTTGATCGCGCAGTTTCTCAGACAGAAGAAGTTGCTGCTGCAGAGTAA
- the rpmJ gene encoding 50S ribosomal protein L36: protein MKVRASVKKLCRNCKIVKRNGVVRVICSAEPKHKQRQG from the coding sequence ATGAAAGTTCGTGCTTCCGTCAAGAAATTATGTCGTAACTGTAAGATTGTTAAGCGTAACGGCGTCGTTCGCGTTATCTGCAGTGCCGAGCCGAAGCATAAACAGCGCCAAGGCTGA
- the rplR gene encoding 50S ribosomal protein L18, which produces MDKKSARIRRATRARRKIRELGATRLVVHRTPRHIYAQVIAPNGSEVLVAASTVEKAIAEQLKYTGNKDAAAAVGKAVAERALEKGIKGVAFDRSGFQYHGRVQALADAAREAGLQF; this is translated from the coding sequence ATGGATAAGAAATCAGCTCGTATCCGTCGTGCAACCCGCGCACGTCGCAAAATCCGTGAATTGGGTGCGACTCGTCTGGTGGTACATCGTACCCCCCGCCATATTTATGCGCAGGTTATCGCACCGAACGGTTCTGAAGTCCTGGTAGCCGCTTCTACTGTAGAAAAAGCTATCGCTGAGCAATTGAAGTATACCGGTAACAAAGACGCGGCCGCAGCTGTTGGTAAAGCTGTTGCTGAACGCGCTCTGGAAAAAGGCATCAAGGGTGTGGCCTTTGACCGTTCCGGGTTCCAATATCATGGTCGAGTCCAGGCACTGGCAGATGCTGCCCGTGAAGCTGGCCTTCAGTTCTAA
- the rpsK gene encoding 30S ribosomal protein S11, which yields MAKAPIRARKRVRKQVSDGVAHIHASFNNTIVTITDRQGNALGWATAGGSGFRGSRKSTPFAAQVAAERCAEAVKEYGIKNLEVMVKGPGPGRESTIRALNAAGFRITNITDVTPIPHNGCRPPKKRRV from the coding sequence ATGGCAAAGGCACCTATTCGTGCACGTAAGCGTGTAAGAAAGCAAGTCTCTGACGGTGTGGCTCATATCCATGCTTCTTTCAACAACACCATCGTTACCATTACCGATCGTCAGGGTAATGCGTTGGGTTGGGCAACTGCCGGTGGTTCCGGTTTCCGTGGTTCTCGTAAATCCACTCCGTTCGCCGCTCAGGTAGCAGCAGAGCGCTGCGCTGAAGCTGTGAAAGAGTACGGTATCAAGAATCTGGAAGTTATGGTTAAAGGACCTGGTCCGGGCCGTGAGTCTACTATCCGCGCTCTGAACGCGGCTGGTTTCCGCATCACTAACATTACTGATGTGACTCCGATCCCTCATAACGGTTGTCGTCCGCCGAAAAAGCGTCGCGTGTAA
- the rpsD gene encoding 30S ribosomal protein S4, which translates to MARYLGPKLKLSRREGTDLFLKSGVRAIDSKCKIEQAPGQHGARKPRLSDYGVQLREKQKVRRIYGVLERQFRNYYKEAARLKGNTGANLLQLLEGRLDNVVYRMGFGATRAEARQLVSHKAVMVNGRVVNIASYQVSPNDVVSIREKAKKQSRVKAALELAEQREKPTWLEVDAAKMEGVFKRIPERTDLSADINEHLIVELYSK; encoded by the coding sequence ATGGCAAGATATTTGGGTCCTAAGCTCAAGCTGAGCCGTCGTGAAGGCACCGACCTGTTTCTAAAGTCTGGTGTTCGTGCGATCGATTCCAAGTGTAAAATTGAACAAGCTCCTGGCCAGCACGGCGCACGTAAACCGCGTCTGTCTGACTATGGTGTACAGTTGCGTGAGAAGCAGAAAGTTCGCCGTATCTACGGTGTCCTGGAGCGTCAATTCCGTAACTACTACAAAGAAGCCGCTCGCCTGAAAGGCAATACAGGTGCAAACCTGTTGCAGTTGCTGGAAGGTCGTTTGGACAACGTTGTTTACCGTATGGGATTCGGCGCTACTCGTGCGGAAGCTCGTCAGCTGGTAAGTCATAAAGCTGTCATGGTAAACGGTCGCGTTGTTAACATCGCTTCTTATCAGGTATCTCCGAATGACGTAGTCAGCATCCGCGAGAAAGCGAAAAAGCAGTCTCGTGTTAAGGCCGCTCTGGAGCTGGCTGAACAGCGTGAAAAGCCAACTTGGCTGGAAGTTGATGCTGCCAAGATGGAAGGTGTGTTCAAGCGTATTCCTGAACGTACCGATCTGTCTGCGGACATTAATGAACACCTGATCGTCGAGCTTTACTCCAAGTAA
- the rplF gene encoding 50S ribosomal protein L6: MSRVAKAPVVIPAGVEVKLNGQDISIKGKNGELVREINAAVEVKQADNVLTFAPREGFADGWAQAGTTRALLNSMVIGVTEGFTKKLQLVGVGYRAAVKGNVVNLALGFSHPIDHELPAGITAECPSQTEIVLKGADKQLIGQVAADLRAYRRPEPYKGKGVRYADEVVRTKEAKKK; encoded by the coding sequence ATGTCTCGTGTTGCAAAAGCACCCGTCGTCATTCCTGCCGGCGTAGAGGTAAAACTCAACGGTCAGGATATTTCGATCAAGGGTAAAAATGGCGAGTTGGTTCGTGAGATCAATGCCGCTGTCGAAGTTAAACAAGCTGATAACGTGCTGACTTTCGCCCCGCGCGAAGGTTTTGCCGATGGCTGGGCTCAGGCCGGTACTACCCGTGCTCTGTTGAACAGCATGGTTATCGGTGTTACCGAAGGCTTCACCAAAAAGCTGCAATTGGTAGGTGTAGGTTATCGTGCAGCCGTGAAAGGTAATGTGGTGAATTTGGCCCTGGGCTTCTCTCACCCGATCGATCACGAACTGCCTGCAGGCATTACTGCTGAATGCCCGTCTCAGACTGAAATCGTACTGAAAGGTGCGGATAAACAGCTGATCGGTCAGGTAGCGGCTGACCTGCGTGCTTACCGTCGTCCTGAGCCTTACAAAGGCAAAGGTGTCCGTTACGCCGATGAAGTCGTGCGTACCAAAGAGGCTAAGAAGAAGTAA